Proteins co-encoded in one Quercus robur chromosome 8, dhQueRobu3.1, whole genome shotgun sequence genomic window:
- the LOC126697077 gene encoding fasciclin-like arabinogalactan protein 10, producing the protein MGHKILFFLTLTTVVLATSISAHNITDILSGFPEYSDFNKYLTQTKLNDEINSRQTITVLVLNNGALSALTAKHPISVIKNALSLHVILDYYDPTKLHQIPKGSTLSTTLYQTTGNAPGNLGFVNITDLQGGKVGFGSAVPGSKLDSSYTKAVKQIPYNISVIEISAPIIAPGLLTAPAPTASDVNITAALEKAGCKTFASLITSNGVIKTFQSTADKGLTLFAPNDEAFKAAGVPDLNKLSNADRISLLLYHARAGYTPKGTLKTTKDPIDTLATNGAGKYDLKVTTAGDEVTLHTGVDSSRIADTVLDATPLAIFTVDNVLLPEELFGKSPSPAPAPGPVTTPSPAPVLAPSPASKAPSPAKASPPAPPAETPTNSPADSPTAESESSKTTASGAHNVKGSAVMAVVLTGCATVISSLILS; encoded by the coding sequence ATGGGACACAAAATCCTCTTCTTTCTCACACTCACAACAGTAGTGCTAGCCACATCCATCTCAGCCCACAACATCACCGACATTCTCTCAGGCTTCCCAGAGTACTCAGACTTCAACAAATACCTCACCCAAACGAAACTCAACGACGAGATCAACAGTCGCCAAACAATCACTGTCCTTGTCCTGAACAACGGCGCCTTGTCCGCCCTCACAGCCAAACACCCCATCTCCGTCATTAAAAACGCGCTCAGCCTCCACGTCATCCTCGACTACTACGACCCGACCAAGCTCCACCAAATCCCAAAGGGCTCGACTCTCAGCACCACTCTTTACCAAACTACCGGAAATGCCCCTGGAAATCTAGGCTTTGTCAATATCACCGACCTCCAGGGTGGCAAAGTCGGCTTCGGCTCGGCGGTTCCCGGCTCGAAACTCGACTCGAGCTACACCAAAGCGGTCAAGCAAATCCCTTACAACATTTCGGTGATCGAGATCAGCGCGCCGATCATCGCGCCGGGACTTTTGACGGCTCCGGCTCCTACGGCTTCCGACGTTAACATAACGGCCGCGCTTGAGAAGGCTGGGTGCAAGACCTTCGCGTCGTTGATTACCTCTAACGGCGTGATTAAAACTTTTCAGTCAACGGCTGATAAGGGTTTGACCCTTTTTGCACCGAACGACGAGGCGTTTAAAGCCGCTGGAGTACCTGATCTAAACAAGCTCTCCAACGCTGATAGAATCTCGCTCTTACTCTATCATGCACGCGCTGGCTACACTCCCAAGGGAACTTTGAAAACCACAAAGGATCCGATCGACACTTTGGCGACTAACGGTGCCGGAAAGTACGATCTGAAAGTCACGACGGCCGGAGACGAGGTCACGCTTCACACCGGAGTGGACTCGTCGAGAATCGCCGACACGGTGCTCGACGCCACGCCTTTGGCTATCTTCACCGTCGACAATGTGCTTCTTCCGGAAGAGCTGTTCGGAAAGTCTCCCTCGCCTGCGCCGGCTCCGGGGCCGGTGACGACTCCAAGTCCAGCGCCTGTTTTGGCTCCAAGTCCGGCGTCTAAGGCGCCGTCTCCGGCGAAAGCTTCGCCGCCTGCACCTCCAGCAGAGACTCCTACGAATTCTCCGGCGGACTCTCCGACGGCGGAGTCTGAGAGCAGTAAGACGACGGCAAGCGGAGCGCATAACGTGAAGGGTTCTGCAGTGATGGCAGTAGTTCTCACGGGCTGTGCCACTGTTATTTCCTCGCTTATCCTGTCCTGA